A genomic stretch from Thermomonospora umbrina includes:
- a CDS encoding sugar porter family MFS transporter, whose translation MASEENSGQHTTAAATMVAAAAALGGFLFGYDTSVINGTVDALKSEFDLNSVVVGFVVSSALLGCAVGAWFAGPLADRLGRVRVMLAASLLFVISALGSALAFHPVDLTIWRVVGGLAVGAASVIAPAYIAEIAPAHLRGRLGSLQQLAIVTGIFTALVADYVIARVSDGGASGEFPWGGTAWRWMFASAVVPAIGYGLIALTIPESPRYLVKKHEVERARAVLRRLVPGDVDRRIEEISRTLKTDRPVRLGDLRGPRAGLLPIVWVGILLSVFQQFVGINVIFYYSSSLWQAVGFSEDDAMLTSVITSVTNIVTTLIAIALVDRIGRRRLLLAGAAGMTVTLGTMAVAFATAPVVDGEPQLGPVAGPAALIAANLYVFSFGATWGPVVWVLLGEMFNNFIRASALAVAASAQWIANWLITTTFPALSDLGLGFAYGFYTLSAAVAFVFVRRSVQETKGRELEDMDDLAASPAARPTGSV comes from the coding sequence ATGGCCTCCGAGGAGAACTCCGGACAGCACACCACCGCCGCCGCCACCATGGTGGCCGCCGCGGCGGCGCTCGGCGGCTTCCTCTTCGGCTACGACACCAGCGTCATCAACGGCACGGTGGACGCGCTCAAGAGCGAGTTCGACCTCAACTCGGTCGTGGTCGGCTTCGTGGTGTCCTCCGCGCTGCTGGGCTGCGCGGTCGGGGCCTGGTTCGCCGGGCCGCTGGCCGACCGGCTGGGTCGGGTCCGGGTGATGCTCGCCGCCAGCCTGCTGTTCGTGATCAGCGCGCTGGGCTCGGCGTTGGCCTTCCACCCCGTGGACCTCACGATCTGGCGGGTGGTCGGCGGACTGGCCGTCGGGGCGGCCTCGGTGATCGCGCCCGCCTACATCGCCGAGATCGCCCCCGCCCACCTGCGCGGCCGGCTCGGCTCGCTGCAGCAACTGGCGATCGTGACCGGCATCTTCACCGCCCTGGTCGCCGACTACGTCATCGCCCGGGTCTCCGACGGCGGGGCCTCCGGGGAGTTCCCGTGGGGCGGCACGGCGTGGCGCTGGATGTTCGCCAGCGCGGTCGTCCCCGCCATCGGGTACGGCCTGATCGCGCTGACCATCCCCGAATCGCCCCGCTACCTGGTCAAGAAGCACGAGGTCGAACGGGCCCGCGCGGTGCTGCGCCGGCTCGTCCCCGGCGACGTGGACCGGCGGATCGAGGAGATCTCCCGGACGCTGAAGACCGACCGGCCGGTCCGGCTGGGCGACCTGCGCGGCCCTCGCGCCGGACTGCTGCCGATCGTGTGGGTCGGCATCCTGCTGTCGGTGTTCCAGCAGTTCGTGGGCATCAACGTGATCTTCTACTACTCCTCCTCGCTGTGGCAGGCCGTCGGGTTCAGCGAGGACGACGCCATGCTCACCTCGGTGATCACCTCGGTCACCAACATCGTCACCACCCTGATCGCCATCGCCCTGGTCGACCGGATCGGCCGCCGCCGGCTGCTGCTGGCCGGGGCCGCCGGCATGACGGTCACGCTGGGCACCATGGCGGTCGCGTTCGCCACCGCGCCGGTGGTGGACGGGGAGCCGCAGCTCGGCCCGGTGGCGGGTCCGGCCGCGCTGATCGCCGCCAACCTGTACGTGTTCTCCTTCGGCGCCACCTGGGGTCCGGTGGTGTGGGTGCTGCTCGGCGAGATGTTCAACAACTTCATCCGGGCCTCGGCGCTGGCGGTGGCCGCCTCCGCGCAGTGGATCGCGAACTGGCTGATCACCACGACGTTCCCCGCCCTGTCCGACCTGGGACTCGGGTTCGCGTACGGCTTCTACACGCTGTCGGCCGCGGTCGCCTTCGTGTTCGTGCGGCGCTCCGTACAGGAGACGAAGGGGCGCGAGCTGGAAGACATGGACGATCTCGCCGCGTCGCCGGCGGCCCGCCCGACCGGCTCGGTATAG
- a CDS encoding sensor histidine kinase — MNGHRTARHDDDRAGLNDAMLRQAILDAAVRAPKEPPRILMPGRRWVRWLELLLVTGMTIGFTGGAIAIPLNIFEPAPTPLVAALLGVAQATPLLLAPRWPLAAWRISALGLLTGALLLRGDAFWPWPVTSWLAFVVILFFTAVGYDRLVAVGVGMLSIGGLIVPAVVVAGMADWFGLILAGIVLLVLVFGDAVGGRYTAELSLAEQEALRRQDLARQARLEERARIARELHDVVAHHMSVIAMQAEAAPYKIPDLPDAAKDTFVLVRDAARDALTETRRVVGLLRSEDEGAERRPQPGLERLEEVVGGARQAGLSVDVVVVGLPRAVAAGVDLSAFRIVQESLSNASKYAPGARVRVEVRYGADALEVTVTDDGARTTPEEPGGGHGLVGMRERVAMLGGTLEAGPAEPAGWAVEARLPYGDD, encoded by the coding sequence ATGAACGGACACCGCACCGCCCGGCACGACGACGACCGCGCCGGCCTCAACGACGCCATGCTGCGCCAGGCGATCCTGGACGCCGCCGTGCGCGCCCCCAAGGAGCCGCCCCGCATCCTGATGCCCGGCCGCCGCTGGGTGCGCTGGCTGGAACTGCTGCTGGTGACCGGCATGACGATCGGCTTCACCGGCGGCGCCATCGCCATCCCGCTGAACATCTTCGAGCCCGCGCCGACCCCTCTGGTGGCGGCGCTGCTGGGGGTGGCGCAGGCGACGCCGCTGCTGCTGGCGCCGCGGTGGCCGCTGGCGGCCTGGCGGATCAGCGCGCTGGGCCTGCTGACCGGGGCGCTGCTGCTGCGGGGGGACGCGTTCTGGCCCTGGCCGGTGACCTCCTGGCTGGCGTTCGTGGTGATCCTCTTCTTCACCGCCGTCGGGTACGACCGGCTGGTCGCGGTCGGGGTCGGCATGCTGAGCATCGGCGGCCTCATCGTGCCGGCGGTGGTGGTGGCCGGCATGGCCGACTGGTTCGGGTTGATCCTGGCCGGGATCGTGCTGCTGGTGCTGGTGTTCGGCGACGCGGTCGGCGGCCGCTACACCGCGGAGCTGAGCCTGGCCGAGCAGGAGGCGCTGCGCCGCCAGGACCTGGCCCGCCAGGCCCGGCTGGAGGAGCGCGCCCGGATCGCCCGGGAGCTGCACGACGTGGTCGCCCACCACATGTCGGTGATCGCGATGCAGGCGGAGGCGGCCCCGTACAAGATCCCGGACCTGCCGGACGCCGCCAAGGACACGTTCGTGCTGGTCCGCGACGCGGCCCGGGACGCGCTGACGGAGACCCGCCGGGTGGTGGGCCTGCTGCGCTCGGAGGACGAGGGCGCCGAACGCCGCCCGCAGCCGGGGCTGGAGCGGCTGGAGGAGGTCGTCGGCGGCGCCCGCCAGGCGGGCCTGTCGGTGGACGTGGTGGTCGTCGGCCTGCCCCGGGCGGTGGCGGCGGGGGTGGACCTGTCGGCGTTCCGGATCGTGCAGGAGTCCCTCAGCAACGCCTCCAAGTACGCGCCCGGCGCGCGGGTGCGGGTCGAGGTCAGGTACGGGGCCGACGCCCTGGAGGTGACCGTGACCGACGACGGGGCGCGGACGACGCCGGAGGAGCCCGGCGGCGGGCACGGGCTGGTCGGCATGCGGGAGCGGGTGGCGATGCTGGGCGGCACGCTGGAGGCGGGCCCGGCGGAGCCGGCGGGCTGGGCCGTGGAGGCGAGGCTTCCCTACGGCGACGACTGA
- a CDS encoding response regulator gives MAIRVLIADDQVMIRDGLAALLSSAPDIDVIGQAGNGLEAVSMALELNPDVIVMDIRMPEMDGLAATAKIVGEIPEDPEGAADGPAGDGHPKVLILTTFDLDEYVYEALGAGASGFLLKDASAADLINGVRVVAAGDALLAPSITRRLIGDFARRRRHQRPSPAATASLTRREVDVLRLIARGLSNAEIAGELVLAEQTVKTHVGHVLMKLELRDRTQAVVYAYENGLVG, from the coding sequence GTGGCCATTCGCGTGTTGATCGCCGACGATCAGGTGATGATCAGGGACGGTCTCGCCGCCCTGCTGTCCTCCGCCCCCGACATCGACGTCATCGGCCAGGCCGGCAACGGCCTGGAGGCCGTGTCGATGGCGCTCGAGCTGAACCCGGACGTCATCGTCATGGACATCCGGATGCCGGAGATGGACGGCCTGGCGGCCACCGCGAAGATCGTGGGCGAGATCCCCGAGGACCCGGAGGGCGCCGCGGACGGGCCCGCCGGCGACGGTCATCCCAAGGTGCTGATCCTCACCACCTTCGACCTGGACGAGTACGTCTACGAGGCGCTGGGCGCGGGGGCCAGCGGCTTCCTGCTCAAGGACGCCTCGGCCGCCGACCTGATCAACGGGGTGCGGGTGGTGGCCGCCGGGGACGCGCTGCTGGCCCCGTCCATCACCCGGCGGCTCATCGGCGACTTCGCCCGGCGGCGGCGTCACCAGCGGCCCAGCCCGGCGGCCACCGCCTCGCTGACGCGCCGGGAGGTGGACGTGCTGCGGCTGATCGCCCGCGGGCTGTCCAACGCCGAGATCGCCGGCGAGTTGGTCCTGGCAGAGCAGACCGTCAAGACCCACGTCGGCCATGTGCTGATGAAGCTGGAGCTGCGGGACCGCACGCAGGCCGTGGTGTACGCCTACGAGAACGGGTTGGTGGGGTGA
- the pta gene encoding phosphate acetyltransferase, translating to MTYGVYVAAGDAACLKATIALGMTELLCRQVETVGVFRPVVRRDARDDLIETLRTRFKLTSPYEDCVGVTYDAVRADPEAAVARIAERYRRLADTCGAVVVVGTDHTDVGDAPGPAFDSAVAALLGIPVLLVVNGLDREPGEVAAAVGAALKESAGERAEPLGVVVTRADPRRLAEVREAAVERVDGPPLFVLPEVARLGAPTISGLMDACEGYLMLGEDHQLGREASGLMVGAMSLPNILNRLTEGVVIIIPSDRSAALLPGLIAAHAAPTFPALSGIIMTGGMELPETMARLLDGMSVRLPVIITEGDTFETATRLSAATGRRFTPDAHGKIETALGLFADHVAGGELVERLGVRRSRAVTPVMFEYQLLERARADRRHIVLPEGSDDRVLRAADVLLRRGVADLTLLGDEEAIRTEAAELGLDVRGARVVSPYNRALRERFAAEYARVREHRGVTFRLARDLVTDVQYFGALMVRLGLADGMVSGALHTTAHTVRPALEIVKTASDAGIVSSVHFVCLPDRVLMYGDCLVVPDPDPGRLASIAASAAATARRFGIEPQIALLSRPDGTPEGADAERIRAAMALLREQHPDVPVRGPLTPDDAAAHDDAAVFVVPDLDTGDALVRARRDAGAVVVGPVLQGLDRPVNALAGRATVQDIVNAVAITAIQAQDGAPSGPDRPDHPTNPFS from the coding sequence ATGACGTATGGGGTCTATGTGGCGGCGGGTGACGCCGCCTGCCTCAAGGCGACCATCGCGCTCGGCATGACCGAGTTGCTGTGCCGCCAGGTCGAGACCGTCGGGGTCTTCCGTCCCGTGGTCCGCCGAGACGCGCGCGACGACCTGATCGAGACGCTGCGCACCCGGTTCAAGCTGACCAGCCCCTACGAGGACTGCGTCGGCGTCACCTACGACGCGGTGCGGGCCGACCCCGAGGCCGCCGTCGCCCGGATCGCCGAGCGCTACCGGCGACTGGCCGACACGTGCGGCGCCGTCGTGGTCGTCGGCACCGACCACACCGACGTGGGCGACGCGCCGGGGCCCGCGTTCGACTCGGCCGTCGCCGCGCTCCTCGGCATCCCGGTCCTCCTGGTCGTCAACGGCCTCGACCGCGAGCCCGGCGAGGTCGCCGCCGCCGTGGGCGCCGCGCTGAAGGAGTCCGCCGGCGAGCGCGCCGAACCGCTGGGCGTCGTGGTGACCCGCGCCGACCCCCGGCGCCTGGCCGAGGTCCGCGAGGCCGCCGTCGAACGCGTGGACGGGCCGCCCCTGTTCGTGCTGCCCGAGGTGGCCCGGCTGGGCGCGCCGACGATCAGTGGGCTCATGGACGCCTGCGAGGGCTACCTGATGCTGGGGGAGGACCACCAGCTCGGCCGGGAGGCCTCCGGGCTGATGGTGGGCGCCATGTCGCTGCCCAACATCCTCAACCGGCTCACCGAGGGCGTGGTCATCATCATCCCCTCCGACCGGTCCGCCGCGCTGCTGCCCGGCCTGATCGCCGCGCACGCCGCCCCCACCTTCCCGGCCCTGTCGGGGATCATCATGACCGGCGGCATGGAGCTGCCGGAGACGATGGCCCGGCTGCTGGACGGCATGTCGGTCCGACTCCCGGTGATCATCACCGAGGGCGACACGTTCGAGACCGCGACCCGGCTGTCGGCCGCCACCGGCCGCCGGTTCACCCCCGACGCGCACGGCAAGATCGAGACCGCGCTGGGCCTGTTCGCCGACCACGTCGCGGGCGGCGAACTGGTCGAACGGCTCGGCGTGCGCCGCAGCCGCGCCGTCACCCCGGTGATGTTCGAGTACCAACTGCTGGAGCGCGCCCGCGCCGACCGCCGCCACATCGTGCTGCCGGAGGGCTCCGACGACCGGGTGCTGCGGGCCGCCGACGTGCTCCTGCGCCGGGGCGTCGCCGACCTGACGCTGCTGGGCGACGAGGAGGCCATCCGCACCGAGGCCGCCGAACTCGGCCTCGACGTGCGGGGCGCCCGGGTCGTCAGCCCCTACAACCGGGCGCTGCGGGAACGGTTCGCCGCCGAGTACGCCCGGGTCCGCGAGCACCGGGGCGTGACATTCCGGCTGGCCCGCGACCTGGTCACCGACGTGCAGTACTTCGGGGCGCTCATGGTGCGGCTCGGCCTGGCCGACGGCATGGTGTCGGGCGCCCTGCACACCACCGCCCACACCGTGCGACCCGCGCTGGAGATCGTCAAGACCGCCTCCGACGCCGGGATCGTGTCCAGCGTCCACTTCGTGTGCCTGCCCGACCGGGTGCTGATGTACGGCGACTGCCTGGTCGTCCCCGATCCCGACCCCGGACGGCTGGCCTCGATCGCGGCCTCCGCCGCCGCCACCGCCCGCCGGTTCGGGATCGAGCCCCAGATCGCGCTGCTGTCCCGGCCCGACGGCACCCCCGAGGGCGCGGACGCCGAACGGATCCGCGCGGCCATGGCCCTGCTGCGCGAACAGCACCCCGACGTCCCGGTGCGGGGCCCGCTCACACCCGACGACGCGGCCGCGCACGACGACGCCGCCGTCTTCGTGGTGCCCGACCTCGACACCGGCGACGCCCTCGTCCGGGCGCGCCGCGACGCCGGGGCCGTCGTGGTCGGCCCGGTGCTCCAGGGCCTCGACCGGCCGGTCAACGCCCTGGCGGGCCGCGCCACCGTGCAGGACATCGTCAACGCCGTGGCGATCACCGCGATCCAGGCGCAGGACGGGGCCCCGTCAGGGCCCGACCGGCCCGATCACCCCACCAACCCGTTCTCGTAG
- a CDS encoding GNAT family N-acetyltransferase, whose protein sequence is MLIRRESPADIEAVRAVHASAFAPQAPEGREPVEVGLVDALRAGDAWLPELSLVALGPDGRVVGHVVCTRAHVGDVPALGLGPLGVHANAQRTGVGRALMHAVLGAADALNEPVVVLLGHREYYPAFGFRPALEYGITPPVPEWGDHFQARTLTAYTPDIRGEFAYARPFNEL, encoded by the coding sequence GTGCTGATCAGACGAGAGAGCCCCGCCGACATCGAGGCCGTCCGGGCGGTGCACGCCTCGGCCTTCGCCCCCCAGGCCCCCGAAGGCCGCGAACCCGTCGAGGTGGGGCTGGTGGACGCCCTGCGCGCCGGTGACGCCTGGCTGCCGGAGCTGTCGCTGGTCGCCCTGGGCCCGGACGGGCGGGTCGTCGGCCACGTGGTGTGCACCCGCGCCCACGTGGGCGACGTGCCCGCCCTGGGCCTCGGGCCGCTGGGCGTCCACGCGAACGCCCAGCGCACGGGTGTCGGACGGGCGCTCATGCACGCCGTGCTCGGGGCCGCCGACGCGCTGAACGAGCCGGTGGTCGTCCTGCTGGGGCACCGCGAGTACTACCCGGCGTTCGGCTTCCGCCCCGCCCTCGAGTACGGCATCACCCCGCCCGTGCCGGAGTGGGGCGACCACTTCCAGGCCCGTACTCTCACGGCGTACACACCGGACATTCGGGGCGAGTTCGCATATGCTCGGCCGTTCAACGAGCTGTAA
- a CDS encoding quinone oxidoreductase family protein: MRAIQITEFGGPEVLTPVEIPEPVAGPGELLVEVSRAGVNYADTHQAEDSYLSRSALPLVPGGEVVGRASDGRRVVGLTGGGGGYAEWAVLPTATAWEVPDTVDDLSALSMVIQGATAWVLLRRSVHMARGDSVVVHAAAGGVGTIAVQLAKAWGAGRVIATASSKEKRDLALELGADVAVDAGVDDMKSALIEANGGKRVDVVLEMTGGRVTDDSLKALAPFGRLAFYGMASRELPSPIQPANLMSHSTTIAGMWLAHVFRLPGDVMRTALEELFGLVTEGRLRVIPGGEYPLSEARRAHEDMRARRTTGKLVLDPTR; encoded by the coding sequence ATGCGCGCCATCCAGATCACCGAGTTCGGCGGCCCCGAGGTGCTGACCCCCGTGGAGATCCCCGAGCCCGTCGCGGGCCCGGGCGAGCTGCTCGTGGAGGTCTCCCGGGCGGGTGTCAACTATGCCGACACCCACCAGGCCGAGGACAGCTACCTGAGCCGCTCCGCGCTGCCGCTGGTGCCCGGCGGCGAGGTCGTCGGACGCGCCTCCGACGGCCGCCGCGTCGTCGGGCTGACCGGCGGAGGCGGCGGTTACGCCGAGTGGGCCGTCCTTCCGACCGCGACCGCCTGGGAGGTGCCCGACACCGTGGACGACCTCAGCGCGCTCAGCATGGTCATCCAGGGGGCCACCGCCTGGGTGCTGCTGCGCCGCAGCGTCCACATGGCGCGCGGCGACTCGGTCGTGGTCCACGCCGCCGCCGGAGGGGTCGGCACCATCGCCGTCCAGCTCGCCAAGGCGTGGGGCGCGGGACGCGTCATCGCGACCGCCTCCTCCAAGGAGAAGCGGGACCTCGCGCTGGAACTCGGCGCCGACGTCGCCGTGGACGCGGGCGTGGACGACATGAAGTCCGCGCTGATCGAGGCCAACGGCGGCAAGCGGGTCGACGTGGTCCTGGAGATGACCGGCGGCAGGGTCACCGACGACAGCCTCAAGGCGTTGGCCCCCTTCGGACGGCTCGCCTTCTACGGCATGGCGTCCCGCGAGCTGCCGTCACCGATCCAGCCCGCCAACCTGATGTCCCACTCCACCACCATCGCCGGCATGTGGCTGGCCCACGTGTTCCGGCTGCCCGGCGACGTCATGCGCACCGCGCTGGAGGAGCTGTTCGGGCTGGTGACCGAGGGCCGGCTCCGGGTGATCCCCGGCGGCGAGTACCCGCTGAGCGAGGCCCGCCGGGCCCACGAGGACATGCGGGCCCGCCGCACCACCGGCAAGCTCGTCCTCGACCCGACCCGCTAG
- a CDS encoding SDR family oxidoreductase, which translates to MDVTGAAEDGHAGQHAGKVVWITGGANGIGAAVARRLAGEGARVVLADIDADRGGALAEELGGVFVRCDVRDPDDSVAAVAAATERFGGLDIAFLNAGIASGCDLDGNFDLDAYRRAMGINLDGVVYGVRAALPALRARGGGDIVATASMAGLTAVPFDPVYGANKAAVVGLVRGLGPAYLPEGIRVNALCPSFADTAILAPLKAHLQETGFPILEVGDVVEAFMAILGSDGAGEAWYVVPGRPFEPFRFRGIPGPR; encoded by the coding sequence ATGGACGTCACGGGCGCTGCCGAGGACGGGCACGCGGGTCAGCACGCCGGGAAGGTCGTCTGGATCACCGGAGGGGCCAACGGCATCGGCGCCGCCGTCGCCCGCCGGCTGGCCGGGGAGGGCGCCCGCGTCGTGCTCGCCGACATCGACGCCGACCGGGGCGGGGCGCTCGCCGAGGAGCTGGGCGGCGTGTTCGTCCGCTGCGACGTGCGCGACCCGGACGACTCCGTCGCCGCCGTCGCCGCCGCGACCGAGCGGTTCGGCGGCCTCGACATCGCCTTCCTCAACGCCGGCATCGCGAGCGGCTGCGACCTGGACGGCAACTTCGACCTCGACGCCTACCGGAGGGCGATGGGCATCAACCTCGACGGCGTGGTCTACGGCGTCCGGGCGGCGCTGCCCGCGCTGCGCGCCCGGGGCGGCGGGGACATCGTCGCCACCGCCAGCATGGCCGGGCTGACGGCCGTTCCGTTCGACCCGGTCTACGGGGCCAACAAGGCCGCCGTGGTCGGCCTGGTGCGGGGGCTCGGCCCCGCGTACCTGCCGGAGGGCATCCGGGTGAACGCCCTGTGCCCGTCGTTCGCCGACACCGCCATCCTCGCCCCGCTCAAGGCCCACCTGCAGGAGACGGGTTTCCCGATCCTCGAGGTGGGGGACGTGGTGGAGGCGTTCATGGCGATCCTGGGCTCGGACGGCGCGGGGGAGGCGTGGTACGTCGTGCCCGGCAGGCCGTTCGAGCCGTTCAGGTTCCGGGGCATCCCGGGCCCCCGCTGA
- a CDS encoding acyl-CoA dehydrogenase family protein, with protein sequence MDFEPSPRAQEYLARLGAFMASHVYPAEPVYAAQRSELRAAGREHTVPPVVEELKVEARARGLWNLFLPDSVEPAHGLSVTDYASLAEITGRSPHLAPEATNCAAPDTGNMEVLHLFGTPEQKEHWLRPLLDGEIRSAFAMTEPEVASSDATNIATRIERDGDEYVINGRKWWTTGSADPRCRVLIVMGKTDPEGHPYRQQSMVLVPMDAPGVEIVRPLPVFGYSDQHGHCEIAFTDVRVPVENLIGEEGGGFAIAQARLGPGRIHHCMRALGAAERALELMCERAVSRVAFGKELARQGVIQQWIAESRMAIEQARLLTLKTAWLIDRHGPKGARSEVAAIKVIAPRVALDVVDKAIQVHGAAGVSADTPLAQMWAGLRTLRLADGPDEVHVRSVARAELGRYLGR encoded by the coding sequence ATGGACTTCGAGCCGAGCCCCCGGGCCCAGGAGTATCTGGCCCGCCTGGGCGCCTTCATGGCCTCCCACGTGTACCCCGCCGAGCCGGTCTACGCCGCCCAACGGTCCGAGTTGCGCGCCGCCGGTCGGGAGCACACGGTGCCCCCGGTGGTCGAGGAGCTCAAGGTCGAGGCCCGCGCGCGGGGCCTGTGGAACCTCTTCCTGCCCGACAGCGTCGAACCCGCACACGGTCTGTCCGTCACCGACTACGCTTCGCTGGCGGAGATCACCGGCCGCTCCCCGCACCTGGCCCCCGAGGCCACCAACTGCGCGGCGCCCGACACCGGCAACATGGAGGTGCTGCACCTGTTCGGGACCCCGGAGCAGAAGGAGCACTGGCTGCGCCCGCTGCTGGACGGCGAGATCCGCAGCGCCTTCGCGATGACCGAGCCCGAGGTCGCCAGCTCCGACGCCACCAACATCGCCACCCGGATCGAGCGCGACGGCGACGAGTACGTGATCAACGGGCGCAAGTGGTGGACCACCGGCTCGGCCGACCCGCGCTGCCGGGTCCTGATCGTCATGGGCAAGACCGACCCCGAGGGGCACCCCTACCGGCAGCAGTCCATGGTGCTGGTGCCGATGGACGCGCCCGGCGTGGAGATCGTCCGGCCGCTGCCCGTGTTCGGCTACTCCGACCAGCACGGCCACTGCGAGATCGCGTTCACCGACGTGCGGGTCCCGGTGGAGAACCTGATCGGCGAGGAGGGCGGCGGCTTCGCCATCGCCCAGGCCCGACTGGGCCCCGGCCGCATCCACCACTGCATGCGCGCCCTCGGCGCGGCCGAGCGCGCCCTGGAGCTGATGTGCGAGCGGGCCGTCTCCCGGGTCGCGTTCGGCAAGGAGCTGGCCCGACAGGGCGTGATCCAGCAGTGGATCGCCGAGTCCCGGATGGCGATCGAGCAGGCCCGGCTGCTCACCCTCAAGACGGCGTGGCTGATCGACCGGCACGGGCCCAAGGGCGCCCGCAGCGAGGTCGCCGCCATCAAGGTGATCGCCCCGCGGGTCGCCCTCGACGTGGTCGACAAGGCCATCCAGGTGCACGGCGCGGCCGGCGTCAGCGCCGACACCCCGCTGGCCCAGATGTGGGCCGGCCTGCGCACCCTGCGCCTCGCGGACGGGCCCGACGAGGTCCACGTGCGTTCGGTGGCCCGGGCGGAGCTGGGCCGGTACCTCGGCCGATGA
- a CDS encoding TetR/AcrR family transcriptional regulator, whose product MTDTTPTRHSAGDAGVRQRMPYARRREQLLTAALGEFGRRGFHLTQMEHVASAAGVSKALLYQHFTSKDELFAEVTGAIVGELTARLHTAVAPHRSSAEGIRAMVRALFDYATEEPAGWALVILHLDKPKVGDDLRELRDRMGESFAGLLLRRRRADPGLSPAELAANERRARLLVPLLYGSIISMVSWWLEHPETPRARAEDMAVDFIWLGLDRIRSGERVRPD is encoded by the coding sequence ATGACCGACACGACACCGACACGTCACTCCGCGGGTGACGCGGGCGTGCGGCAGCGGATGCCGTACGCCCGCCGCCGCGAGCAACTGCTCACCGCGGCGCTGGGCGAGTTCGGGCGCCGGGGGTTCCACCTCACCCAGATGGAGCACGTGGCCTCGGCGGCGGGCGTGTCCAAGGCCCTGCTGTACCAGCACTTCACGTCCAAGGACGAGCTGTTCGCCGAGGTGACCGGCGCGATCGTCGGCGAGCTGACCGCGCGGCTGCACACCGCGGTGGCGCCGCACCGGTCGTCGGCCGAGGGCATCCGCGCCATGGTGCGGGCGCTGTTCGACTACGCCACCGAGGAGCCGGCCGGATGGGCGCTGGTGATCCTGCACCTCGACAAGCCCAAGGTGGGCGACGACCTGCGGGAGCTGCGCGACCGGATGGGCGAGTCGTTCGCGGGCCTGCTGCTGCGCCGCCGCCGCGCCGACCCGGGCCTGTCCCCCGCCGAGCTGGCCGCCAACGAGCGCCGCGCCCGGCTGCTGGTGCCGCTGCTGTACGGGTCGATCATCTCGATGGTGTCGTGGTGGCTGGAGCATCCCGAGACGCCGCGCGCCAGGGCCGAGGACATGGCGGTCGACTTCATCTGGCTGGGCCTGGACCGGATCCGTTCCGGCGAACGCGTCCGCCCCGACTGA